A stretch of Henckelia pumila isolate YLH828 chromosome 4, ASM3356847v2, whole genome shotgun sequence DNA encodes these proteins:
- the LOC140862397 gene encoding uncharacterized protein — protein MHQVDAFTSVADQLEVMNKRIEVLTLGQSAMRIHEVWCEKCCAEHFTKDCQTGSPSYQPEGGMVNHVGNQNCPRNDPFSNTYNPGWKQHPNFSWGGQNNRPYGNQNYGKQHQEENSSMEQMMQKFISSTETRMQNQDASIKNLENQIGQLAKAMSSREMSERRGEKESELAVLEKTTGKSSTSTPPPTSQSNIVIPPPFPTALKKPKLDSQFAKFLEVFKKLNINILIADALMQMPSYAKFLKEILSNKRKLEEHAMISLTENCSALVQNKIPPKQKDPGSFSIPCVINDETELGRAEIHQDVVAIGGQDTLQEPLQAALISPPHDDLINVEIEEMTAYLNDNQSWRKGGKIRLKDFGDRKDLVLQKPSLEEPPIVADIKGINPSICMHKILMEENINPLVQPQRRLNLKMQEVVKAEMIKLMDAGYNQIAIAPEDQDKKTFTCPYGTFAYRRIPFGLCNAPATFQRCMTAIFHDMAFEFLREILVTAPVLTSSDWNLPFEVMCDASDTAVGAVLGQRIDKVFRTIYCASKTLNEAQLNYATTEKELLAVFFALDKFHSYLILSKITIYTDHSAIRHLLAKKDAKPRLIRWILHLQEFDLEIKDKKGVENVVADHLSRLEGIPDCAQNDTEDIDDWFPDEKLFAIEHSPWLRLFPGKLKSRWSGPYKITKVYPSGDIEIKDARNESFTVNGQRLKHYVGGDVDSTPVITTLTDQV, from the exons ATGCATCAAGTTGATGCATTCACCTCAGTAGCAGATCAGCTTGAAGTCATGAATAAGAGGATTGAAGTGCTAACTCTAGGGCAGTCTGCGATGCGTATTCATGAAGTGTGGTGTGAGAAATGTTGTGCTGAACACTTCACAAAAGATTGTCAGACAGGAAGTCCATCATATCAGCCAGAGGGAGGAATGGTGAACCATGTAGGGAATCAAAACTGCCCTAGGAATGATCCATTCTCAAATACATACAATCCAGGGTGGAAACAACATCCAAACTTTTCGTGGGGAGGACAGAACAATAGGCCATATGGGAATCAGAATTATGGAAAACAACATCAGGAGGAGAATTCAAGCATGGAACAGATGATGCAGAAGTTCATATCATCCACTGAGACCAGAATGCAAAATCAGGATGCATCTATTAAGAATTTGGAAAATCAAATAGGACAGTTAGCTAAAGCGATGTCCAGTAGAGAGATGA GTGAGAGACGAGGCGAGAAAGAGTCAGAACTAGCTGTATTAGAGAAAACTACAGGCAAGTCTTCTACTTCCACACCACCACCCACATCACAGTCAAATATTGTTATTCCACCACCTTTTCCTACAGCTCTCAAGAAGCCCAAGCTAGATTCTCAGTTTGCTAAATTCCTTGAAGTattcaagaaattgaatatAAACATTCTCATCGCCGATGCATTGATGCAAATGCCTAGCTATGCTAAGTTCTTGAAGGAGATTCTCTCCAACAAGAGAAAATTGGAGGAGCATGCAATGATTAGTCTAACAGAAAATTGTTCCGCACTAGTTCAAAACAAGATCCCACCAAAGcaaaaagatccagggagtttctctatcccttgTGTTATTAATGAT GAAACTGAGCTTGGGAGAGCTGAAATCCACCAGGATGTTGTTGCAATTGGCGGACAG GATACATTGCAAGAACCATTACAAGCTGCACTCATATCTCCTCCTCATGATGATTTAATCAATGTAGAGATAGAAGAGATGACGGCTTACTTGAATGATAACCAGTCATGGCGAAAAGGTGGCAAGATTAGACTCAAAGATTTTGGTGACCGGAAGGATTTAGTCCTACAGAAACCAAGTCTTGAAGAACCACCAATT GTCGCAGATATCAAAGGCATTAATCCATCTATCTGCATGCACAAGATATTAATGGAAGAGAACATCAACCCCTTGGTCCAACCACAGAGGAGATTGAATCTCAAGATGCAAGAAGTAGTAAAGGCTGAAATGATAAAACTTATGGATGCAG GATACAATCAAATTGCAATTGCACCTGAAGATCAGGATAAAAaaactttcacttgcccatATGGTACGTTTGCCTATAGACGTATTCCTTTTGGTCTTTGTAATGCTCCTGCAACGTTTCAGAGATGCATGACTGCTAtatttcatgatatg GCATTTGAATTTCTGAGAGAAATATTGGTGACTGCACCAGTGCTGACCTCATCGGATTGGAATCTTCCCTTTGAGgtgatgtgtgatgccagcgacACAGCTGTTGGAGCTGTGCTTGGCCAGAGGATAGACAAGGTATTCCGTACGATTTACTGTGCTAGCAAAACCTTGAATGAGGCTCAATTGAATTATGCTACCACTGAAAAGGAGTTGCTAGCAGTATTTTTTGCACTGGACAAGTTTCATTCATATCTTATACTTTCAAAAATCACTATATACACTGATCATTCTGCAATAAGACACCTTTTGGCAAAGAAAGATGCAAAACCTAGGTTGATTAGGTGGATCCTACATTTACAAGAATTTGACCTAGAGATAAAGGATAAAAAAGGAGTAGAAAATGTTGTCGCTGATCACCTATCTAGACTAGAAGGCATTCCTGATTGTGCACAGAATGATACTGAGGACATAGATGATTGGTTCCCTGATGAAAAATTGTTTGCCATAGAACACTCACCATG GTTGAGGCTCTTTCCTGGAAAGTTGAAGTCTCGGTGGTCCGGCCCTTACAAAATCACTAAGGTGTATCCATCGGGGGACATTGAAATAAAGGATGCAAGAAATGAGTCTTTCACGGTCAATGGTCAGAGGCTGAAACATTATGTAGGGGGTGATGTCGACTCAACGCCAGTCATCACCACACTGACCGACCAAGTCTAG